One part of the Muntiacus reevesi chromosome 18, mMunRee1.1, whole genome shotgun sequence genome encodes these proteins:
- the P2RX1 gene encoding P2X purinoceptor 1 isoform X2: protein MAQRLQDELAAFFFEYDTPRMVLVRNKKVGIVFRLIQLVVLVYVVGWVFVYEKGYQTSSGLISSVSVKLKGLAVTQLPSLGPQVWDVADYVFPAQAQGHCAENPEGGTCMNNSGCTPGKAERKAQGIRTGKCVAFNDTMQTCEIFGWCPVEVDDNIPCPALLQEAENFTLFIKNSISFPRFKVTRRNLVEEVDARYMKTCLYHKTLHPLCPVFKLGYVVQESGQNFSTLAEKGGVVGITIDWHCDLDWHVRHCKPVYEFHGLYEEKKLSQGFNFRFARHFVENGTNYRHLFKVFGIRFDILVDGKAGKFDIIPTMTTIGSGIGIFGVATVLCDLLLLHILPKRHYYKQKKFKYAEDMGPGPGERDPAATGSTLVLQENMKTS, encoded by the exons ATGGCGCAGCGGCTCCAGGATGAGCTGGCTGCCTTCTTCTTCGAGTACGACACCCCTCGGATGGTGCTCGTGCGCAACAAGAAGGTGGGCATCGTCTTCCGCCTGATCCAGCTCGTGGTCCTGGTCTATGTCGTTGG GTGGGTGTTTGTCTACGAGAAGGGCTACCAGACCTCGAGCGGCCTCATCAGCAGCGTATCTGTTAAACTCAAAGGTCTGGCTGTGACACAGCTCCCAAGCCTGGGCCCCCAGGTCTGGGATGTGGCCGACTACGTCTTCCCAGCACAG GCTCAAGGTCACTGTGCAGAG AACCCGGAAGGGGGCACATGCATGAATAATAGTGGCTGCACCCCGGGAAAGGCAGAAAGGAAGGCTCAAG GCATCCGCACGGGCAAGTGTGTGGCCTTCAACGACACCATGCAGACCTGTGAGATCTTCGGCTGGTGCCCTGTGGAGGTGGACGACAACATCCCATG ccctgcccttctccaagaGGCCGAGAACTTCACTCTCTTCATCAAGAACAGCATCAGCTTTCCACGCTTCAAGGTCACCAG GCGCAACCTGGTGGAGGAGGTGGACGCCCGCTACATGAAGACCTGCCTCTATCACAAGACCTTGCACCCTCTGTGTCCTGTCTTCAAGCTCGGCTATGTGGTTCAGGAGTCAGGCCAGAATTTCAGCACCTTGGCCGAGAAG ggtggggtggtgggcaTCACCATCGACTGGCATTGTGACCTGGACTGGCACGTGCGGCACTGCAAACCCGTCTACGAGTTCCATGGGCTGTACGAGGAGAAAAAGCTGTCTCAAGGCTTCAACTTCAG gTTTGCCAGGCACTTCGTGGAGAATGGGACCAACTACCGGCACCTCTTCAAGGTGTTTGGGATTCGCTTTGACATACTGGTGGATGGCAAG GCTGGGAAGTTTGATATCATTCCCACAATGACCACCATCGGCTCTGGGATCGGCATCTTCGGGGTG GCCACGGTTCTCTGTGACCTCCTTCTGCTCCACATCCTGCCCAAGAGGCACTACTACAAGCAGAAGAAGTTCAAGTACGCGGAGGACATGGGGCCAGGGCCG GGAGAGCGTGACCCCGCGGCCACCGGCTCCACCCTGGTTCTGCAGGAGAACATGAAGACGTCCTGA
- the P2RX1 gene encoding P2X purinoceptor 1 isoform X1 produces the protein MAQRLQDELAAFFFEYDTPRMVLVRNKKVGIVFRLIQLVVLVYVVGWVFVYEKGYQTSSGLISSVSVKLKGLAVTQLPSLGPQVWDVADYVFPAQGDSSFVVMTNFIATPRQAQGHCAENPEGGTCMNNSGCTPGKAERKAQGIRTGKCVAFNDTMQTCEIFGWCPVEVDDNIPCPALLQEAENFTLFIKNSISFPRFKVTRRNLVEEVDARYMKTCLYHKTLHPLCPVFKLGYVVQESGQNFSTLAEKGGVVGITIDWHCDLDWHVRHCKPVYEFHGLYEEKKLSQGFNFRFARHFVENGTNYRHLFKVFGIRFDILVDGKAGKFDIIPTMTTIGSGIGIFGVATVLCDLLLLHILPKRHYYKQKKFKYAEDMGPGPGERDPAATGSTLVLQENMKTS, from the exons ATGGCGCAGCGGCTCCAGGATGAGCTGGCTGCCTTCTTCTTCGAGTACGACACCCCTCGGATGGTGCTCGTGCGCAACAAGAAGGTGGGCATCGTCTTCCGCCTGATCCAGCTCGTGGTCCTGGTCTATGTCGTTGG GTGGGTGTTTGTCTACGAGAAGGGCTACCAGACCTCGAGCGGCCTCATCAGCAGCGTATCTGTTAAACTCAAAGGTCTGGCTGTGACACAGCTCCCAAGCCTGGGCCCCCAGGTCTGGGATGTGGCCGACTACGTCTTCCCAGCACAG GGGGACAGCTCCTTCGTGGTCATGACCAATTTTATCGCCACCCCCCGGCAGGCTCAAGGTCACTGTGCAGAG AACCCGGAAGGGGGCACATGCATGAATAATAGTGGCTGCACCCCGGGAAAGGCAGAAAGGAAGGCTCAAG GCATCCGCACGGGCAAGTGTGTGGCCTTCAACGACACCATGCAGACCTGTGAGATCTTCGGCTGGTGCCCTGTGGAGGTGGACGACAACATCCCATG ccctgcccttctccaagaGGCCGAGAACTTCACTCTCTTCATCAAGAACAGCATCAGCTTTCCACGCTTCAAGGTCACCAG GCGCAACCTGGTGGAGGAGGTGGACGCCCGCTACATGAAGACCTGCCTCTATCACAAGACCTTGCACCCTCTGTGTCCTGTCTTCAAGCTCGGCTATGTGGTTCAGGAGTCAGGCCAGAATTTCAGCACCTTGGCCGAGAAG ggtggggtggtgggcaTCACCATCGACTGGCATTGTGACCTGGACTGGCACGTGCGGCACTGCAAACCCGTCTACGAGTTCCATGGGCTGTACGAGGAGAAAAAGCTGTCTCAAGGCTTCAACTTCAG gTTTGCCAGGCACTTCGTGGAGAATGGGACCAACTACCGGCACCTCTTCAAGGTGTTTGGGATTCGCTTTGACATACTGGTGGATGGCAAG GCTGGGAAGTTTGATATCATTCCCACAATGACCACCATCGGCTCTGGGATCGGCATCTTCGGGGTG GCCACGGTTCTCTGTGACCTCCTTCTGCTCCACATCCTGCCCAAGAGGCACTACTACAAGCAGAAGAAGTTCAAGTACGCGGAGGACATGGGGCCAGGGCCG GGAGAGCGTGACCCCGCGGCCACCGGCTCCACCCTGGTTCTGCAGGAGAACATGAAGACGTCCTGA